The DNA sequence TTCTGGAAAATTACTGACGTTCGTCTTTATAGCTATATAGAGTTCGCTTACAACTGACGAACCTCTGCCAATTCTTCCGGCCCTTTGGATGAAGCTTTCCAGAGAATAACCAGGTTCTATCAGAAAATTTGTATATTCACACGGCGGGTTTATACCCTGTTCAACCACATTTGACCCGATTATAATCCGTTTGCCGATCATGCCGTTCTTAACCATTGCATACGTCTCGTATGATGGATCGTGGTATGCAGATATCAACATTATATTGGATTGGGCTATGCGTGGCACGAACTCTTGGTTTGCTTCATGTATATTCCGGATTGAATCAAGTATAAGGAACCATTTACCTGATTCAAAAATCTTTGGATTACTCCGAATAAAATCTATTGCAGTTCCTTTGTATATGTGTATATTTAGTTTTCCCTGCAACACTTCTGACCCCTCACTCCTCTGTTGAGTTCTTTCTACCGTTATTTTACAGACCTGATCCTCACCATACATTTCGATAAGAAGTTGATTGAGGTAGTTTGGAAGTGTTGCAGATGCAAACATCAGCTTAACATCATTTCGAAGCAACAAAGTCGAAGCTAGGATCATCGATGTTTGATCTCTTGAGTAAATGTGAAACTCATCAAAAATAACTGTGGACAGATTATTCCTCATCAATTCACTGAGCATGTCTTCCCTGCTCTGTTGGCTATAGTGGTTTGTGAGCAAATTATAAAATACGGTAGGATTTGTTAAGATGAATTTCTTATTCCTCAGGATAAGTCCGATCGCCTTTCTTAGAGTAAAGTCGTGGAAACCCATACTCTTTTTTTCCCGCATTACACGATTTATTGAAGATGCATTCAGTAAAGCAACATCATTTACGCCAGTTTTGTTGAAAGTATGAAGTGTTTCATTTGAGAGAAGATTATTCGGAAAAACGATTAGAGTGGTTTTACTGCCATTTCCCATCATACTGAACCCTAGTGTCTTTCCAGCGCCGGTTGGCGCTGATAGAACAGCGACTCTCTTCTCAGAATTTTCTGCGAATCGGACCATTTCAAGCTGGAACTGCCTTATGCCACCAATAGAATCTATGTATGAAGGCGGTATTTCATAAGTTATCACTTTGATATCAGCCCCCATAAATCTTTAGGAGGTCTTGAATGGAAAGCATACCTAGAAGGAAGTATTGAAGGACGCTATGACTAGCGTATTCATAATTAAACTTCGGAATACTTTTCCCCATTATATTCTGAATAGTGTAGGCGTTAATTACAGCCCTGAATTCACTGCCATGATAATCTTGCAATTTTAGTAAGCCAGTTTTGTTGTTGCCAACTCTCAAGACTCTTGGTAACTCAAAGTCATCCTCTGTAGTGATTAGATAAGTATAGAAAATGTTTCCTGGTTTAATTGGTTGTTGAAAGTAGAAATTTTTATACATTTTCGACCCTTCCCCGAAACCTGGATAAGAACTGGTTCCATTGTAATCGATGCCTTGCATTGTGTTTCTAACCATATTTTTCATGTAAATTGTGTCTCTTTCACCCCCAAAAGCCATTTTTTCATTTATAGCTACTGTAAACCAAAACGGAAATTCTAAGAGTTCCTCATATGTTGGCTGGAATTTAGTTGGGTAGAAATAGTCCATTTTTCCCAATTGGTGAAGTGCGGCATATTTTAGTGCAATATCTCCGATGAAGTCTGACGTTCTCATTCCCCCAGCAGCTGGAATATAGTAGTAGTTGACCGGGCTGATTGTCTCAATTCTTATTGGTTTTAACCGAAGATTTTTCATTCCAAAACTCACTCCAGTCACTATCCATCTTATTTACAAGTACTAAGCCCATAGATCGAAGCTGATCCGGAGATTGCCTGAGCTCATTAACTTCGTTGATCAGGGACCTCAGTTCCTCTTTATTTAGGAGGTTCTTTCCATACGCGTTGTGCATGTCGTCGGCGACCATCTTTTGTGGATCATAGGAACCGGAATTCCATGCTTTCATTATAGTAGAATAGGAACTCACAGAAGTTTCTTGCTTTGAAAACCCAATTGCTACGATACTGTTCATCATGTTATCGCCAAGGATGGCTGTCCTTGCTCCGTATCTAGTTGTTCCGTTTATAGCCATCAACGCAAGCAAAAGCATCTCTCTTGAACAATTTTCCATTGAGATATATCGTATGAGTTTTACTCCAGGTCTCACATACGGCACGTTATAGAAAGCGTTGGATTTAGGAGTTCCATTTTCCTCGTGCAGTATGGTCCCTTCTTCGGAAAGAGAATTATGCAAATATCTGACTGTAATTTTTGCTAGAGACTCATAGCTATATGACCAGTCGTAGAACATCCTGGAGGCCATACCAGCGGCTTCCGTTCCAGTACCAGTGCTAGAATCTCCGAATATTAAGCTTGAGGGGTTCTTCAGCAATTTTTTCTTTACAACCATGTTCCGGCTATATTCTGCAGGTATTATTCCACCCACCTTCCTTAGCTCAGATAACAGGTAAGATCTCTCTGCGCCTCTCCACTTTTGTGCGGGAACTACGAGTCTCTCAGAGCCCTGAAAATTCTCGCTTGTAAGCTCGGTTGCTTCGTTATTTCTGTTTATAAAGAAACCAACCGTCTCTGAAACTACACCTATTTTTAGAAATATGCCATAGTTCTTCTTTAGGTCAATATCTTCGAGTTTCAACAATAGCTTCTCTTTTTCCAATCTTTCAAAAATTTCCGACATTCTACTTTTCATCTCCTTTTCCACTTCTCATATATTCAAATTCAAAAGCATTGATTAGGTAAGACTTCATAGAACCAGACGGCACTCTCGAGTCAAAATCCTCTTTTAGAAGATAGATCAATTTATCTGCAAACTCTGCGATGTCCGTGTCTGTAGGCATCCAAGTCCTGCTCTTGTCTCTCTGCAGAGTCTTTAGAATGACCCCTTCAACGAATACTTTGTATTCTGACAAGTCTCTATCTTCCCCAGCTGTCAGAGAAACCTTTGCCTTCTCTATGGCTTCTAGGCTGTCTCTTAACATCCAAGTTCTGTAATTTCCACTCATATTCCACGTTGGTCTTACCATTTTAGCAGCTGATTTTGCCAGTTCTGTGATACTTTTCATCTTCTTTCCCCCATCCTTATCCCATTCATAAGCCAGTTTTCTTATATTTTCGATCTTCTCAGAAAACTGTTTCCCAAAGCCAGTCATCTTACTGTCTTTTTTATCGAAAACTAGTTTATGAACATGATAAAATAATGACATAGGCTGCTGTATATAGTTGCCAATTACATTTGCAGTCTCTTTGAAATCTATCTTGCTTATTGATCCGTTCACGACTACATTAAATGTGGTGATCGTATCCAGTACACCCTCTATTTGATTGCACCTGATTCTTTCCCATCCCATGGCTGTACAGATGGAATTCCCTACTTCTATCCTGACGGCTTCATACTGGTCTTCAAAGAATGGCGAGTTGGAAAAAGAAAGTCTGATCAGCATTTTTGTTCTCCTGTAAATATTCAAAGCTTGGTACGTGTTCTTCAAGATTTCTTCTTCTGTCTTAAGATGCTTAACTGAGTAGAAGTATGTGCTATCAAGCCTTACTTCTCTCTTAAAACGATTAATTGCCCGCAACGAAAGCTTCAGATTGTTTACTTCTGAGAGTTCTTCTTCACGTGAGTACGCTAGATGAGTCATATAGTCAGACATATCAATAAAGGGGATTGCTCCAGGGAATGACATAAACATCAAGCCCTCATCTTCGCTCCCGGATCGTGGTACTAAATTACGCCTTAGTGCAAACTCGAATTTTGATATTTGGTCTACTTTTCCGTTTGAAATTCCTGAAGTCGGGAGCCGATTATTAAACGTCTGAGTATTTATGCCAAAGAGATTCTCGCGGGTAGCCTTTTCAGATGCTGGGTATGCATTAACCATTGACATCTTGAACTTGTTGGGGACTCTAGGTAGTACCAGTGAATCGATGTTACGAACTACAATCTTAGAGAGAATATCATTGAAGTCCACGAATTTTTGTTCTTTGTTTAAATCCGATAAAATATCACTTAGAAGAACATCCCAATCCACTTCTTTGGTTTGAATGGCAAAAGGGATCAATAGCCCAGAGTTCCTTTCTATTTTTCCCAAGAGACCTTTTAAAATTCCATCTTTATATTTTTCTAATGTTGATTCAAGGAAGGATCTAAGTTCTTTTGCATTTTGAGTATTG is a window from the Thermoplasmatales archaeon genome containing:
- a CDS encoding CRISPR type I-D/CYANO-associated protein Csc2; this encodes MKSRMSEIFERLEKEKLLLKLEDIDLKKNYGIFLKIGVVSETVGFFINRNNEATELTSENFQGSERLVVPAQKWRGAERSYLLSELRKVGGIIPAEYSRNMVVKKKLLKNPSSLIFGDSSTGTGTEAAGMASRMFYDWSYSYESLAKITVRYLHNSLSEEGTILHEENGTPKSNAFYNVPYVRPGVKLIRYISMENCSREMLLLALMAINGTTRYGARTAILGDNMMNSIVAIGFSKQETSVSSYSTIMKAWNSGSYDPQKMVADDMHNAYGKNLLNKEELRSLINEVNELRQSPDQLRSMGLVLVNKMDSDWSEFWNEKSSVKTNKN
- a CDS encoding CRISPR type I-D/CYANO-associated protein Csc1, producing MKNLRLKPIRIETISPVNYYYIPAAGGMRTSDFIGDIALKYAALHQLGKMDYFYPTKFQPTYEELLEFPFWFTVAINEKMAFGGERDTIYMKNMVRNTMQGIDYNGTSSYPGFGEGSKMYKNFYFQQPIKPGNIFYTYLITTEDDFELPRVLRVGNNKTGLLKLQDYHGSEFRAVINAYTIQNIMGKSIPKFNYEYASHSVLQYFLLGMLSIQDLLKIYGG
- a CDS encoding CRISPR-associated helicase Cas3, subtype CYANO, whose protein sequence is MGADIKVITYEIPPSYIDSIGGIRQFQLEMVRFAENSEKRVAVLSAPTGAGKTLGFSMMGNGSKTTLIVFPNNLLSNETLHTFNKTGVNDVALLNASSINRVMREKKSMGFHDFTLRKAIGLILRNKKFILTNPTVFYNLLTNHYSQQSREDMLSELMRNNLSTVIFDEFHIYSRDQTSMILASTLLLRNDVKLMFASATLPNYLNQLLIEMYGEDQVCKITVERTQQRSEGSEVLQGKLNIHIYKGTAIDFIRSNPKIFESGKWFLILDSIRNIHEANQEFVPRIAQSNIMLISAYHDPSYETYAMVKNGMIGKRIIIGSNVVEQGINPPCEYTNFLIEPGYSLESFIQRAGRIGRGSSVVSELYIAIKTNVSNFPEKVEKIDDLFDFISDFGFGYERPPWMKSLGTYLWFIIDKLTANAKEAVLENLKKGSVNSSLLAACFSTKHLDMILGDKQFALGSSRILVEIKEISEWWKNYKETIYKFIPSQNEIQVLDTSEDFMETGGFMTEYSELWLRKNKEIVDEKDGMIIVKDFRDRPDFNFSVYVTGLPFASRVKMRYGDIYFKSRKEIIDRFKIFYKQYFGLPDEIKDVLEALGNCILSTAGPERLVLCTK